Proteins from a single region of Cupriavidus sp. MP-37:
- a CDS encoding nuclear transport factor 2 family protein: MNYSLYRASTLGTARAIELRLEIDAFHADYCAVLDAGLVEQWPGFFTDDALYRITARENAERGLPVGLVYAEGIGMMRDRAAAIANTQMFAPRYNLHLVTNTRVSAETADGDIVAQANFMLLQTLVEGPTTIHLAGTYHDRFRRQDSRLLLRERQVVYDTTIIANDLVYPV; this comes from the coding sequence ATGAACTACTCCCTCTATCGCGCGAGCACCCTAGGCACCGCGCGCGCGATCGAACTGCGGCTGGAGATCGATGCCTTCCACGCCGACTATTGCGCGGTGCTGGACGCCGGCCTGGTCGAGCAATGGCCGGGCTTTTTCACCGACGATGCGCTCTACCGCATCACCGCGCGCGAGAATGCCGAACGCGGCCTGCCCGTCGGGCTGGTGTATGCCGAAGGCATCGGCATGATGCGCGATCGCGCCGCGGCCATCGCCAATACGCAGATGTTTGCGCCACGCTACAACCTGCACCTGGTAACCAACACGCGGGTCAGCGCTGAAACGGCCGACGGCGATATCGTGGCGCAGGCCAACTTCATGCTGTTGCAGACGCTGGTGGAGGGCCCCACCACGATCCATCTCGCCGGCACCTATCACGACCGCTTCCGCCGCCAGGACAGCAGGCTGCTGCTGCGCGAGCGGCAAGTCGTATATGACACCACCATCATCGCGAACGATCTGGTCTATCCGGTCTGA
- a CDS encoding MarR family winged helix-turn-helix transcriptional regulator — translation MSPRAKRGATRESGITATAVPEADPAKELLWARPGFLVRRLHQIHVAMFFEECKSPNITPVQYAILTVLSVLPGLDQTSLGQEVGLDRTTTMDVVRRLEDRGLVERRENPADRRTRHVHLTREGKSVVTSLRADMARAQERMLAPLKPAQREVFMELLATLVEANNQYSRTVLRSM, via the coding sequence ATGTCTCCAAGAGCAAAGCGCGGCGCAACGCGTGAAAGCGGCATCACGGCCACTGCGGTGCCGGAAGCGGATCCTGCCAAGGAACTGCTGTGGGCACGTCCCGGCTTTCTGGTGCGGCGGCTTCACCAGATCCACGTGGCGATGTTCTTCGAGGAATGCAAGTCGCCCAATATCACGCCGGTCCAGTACGCCATCCTGACCGTGTTGTCGGTTCTGCCGGGGCTGGACCAGACCTCGCTGGGGCAGGAAGTGGGGCTGGACCGCACCACGACCATGGACGTGGTACGCCGGCTGGAGGACCGCGGCCTGGTCGAGCGTCGCGAGAATCCCGCTGACCGGCGTACCCGCCACGTGCACCTGACGCGCGAAGGCAAGAGCGTGGTCACGTCGCTGCGTGCCGACATGGCGCGCGCGCAGGAACGCATGCTGGCGCCATTGAAGCCCGCGCAGCGGGAGGTGTTCATGGAGTTGCTGGCGACTCTGGTGGAGGCCAACAACCAGTACAGCCGCACGGTGTTGCGAAGCATGTAA